The genome window caaaagtGATTTCAAAACTCTCTCGGCTGTAAATTGGTTTGCAAAAATGGCAAGTCTATTCTATATAATTTAGCTGAAACGTTGATCTCTTTGTCCACTAtagtaaattcatttaatatgcAGTAGCTAAGAATAGCGATTGAAAATTACACAAAGGTAACAACTGacagccaaaaaaaatgtatgaatctaaaaacgaaataaaattgaatgcTTCAAAGCTACATATCCGAAATAATCTTTCGCATTTATAACTAACTTGATAACTAATGGTtttattttctgaataaaaTTACTgcactaaattaaaaaaaaatatttttaaatagacAATCTGGGTCTCGCTTATCTTTTAGtcttttatctatttattCACTACACCCAAATTTAAACAGCTGTTAAGGTTCCACTTGCCAATCAAATGATTGCGATACGGAATTTATTAAGGGGATTCCTATGTTTGTCTTGCTGACCGTCACTAATGTTTAATAAGCAATCGATATACGATTCCAATACGATTTCGTCATTCTAGTTTGGCAACTTTCGTTTTTCTTGCATAAGTTAAAGCTTGGCACATTCAAAGTTCATTAGGTATCTGGCTGAACATTGAAGAAGTGCTTAATAATCATGCAGTGTCCGTTTCTTAACCGTTTCAACGCGAATTACTTGCGTAGTTACACCGAGGTCTTGTATCAATCCTATGGTGCATTTTGTCCTGTAGTTggcaaaacaattaataatgcTGCTGAGAAAAAACTTTCTCTTACAACGACGACGTCAAGAAACGCAGTGCAATTTTCGTCGGTGGCTACAAGGTCATACTCGACAAAAAGCTATAGCGTTGACACCAATTCGAACTCGAAGCTGTATGATGTAAGCGGCAGTAGCAATAGTGACCATGGCAGCACAACTgccacagcagctgccaaCATTAGTCCGTCAAAGTCGACGTTTCAATATGAAAAGTTCTTTAATGAACAGATTTTGAAAAAGAAACGCGATCATTCGTATCGCGTGTTCAAGCGTGTGAATCGTTTGGCTGGAGATGGGCTCTTTCCTCATGCTCTCGAATATTCTGCCCAGTCGGAGCGACCGATTACCGTCTGGTGTTCTAATGACTACTTGGGCATGTCTGCCCACCCTAATGTGAAGCGAAAAGTAAAGGAGGCCTTGGAAATGCATGGATCGGGAGCGGGAGGTACGCGAAATATTTCGGGTAATTCGTTGCATCATGAACGTCTTGAGAGAAAGCTCGCCGAGCTGCACGAAAAAGAGGCTGCTCTCTTGTTCACCTCGTGCTTTGTGGCGAATGATTCTACGTTGTTTACGCTAGCGAAACTACTGCCCAACTGTCACATCTTTTCGGATGCTGGCAATCATGCCTCAATGATTCAAGGCATACGTAATAGTGGCGTGCCCAAGCACATCTTTCGGCACAACGATGTCGAGCATTTGCGAGAGTTGTTGCAGAAAGTCGACAAAGCCACACCGAAGATTGTTGCATTTGAAACGGTGCATTCCATGACAGGTGCCATTTGTCCACTCGAAGAACTGCTTGACGTGGCGCACGAATATGGCGCTATAACATTCATCGATGAAGTACATGCTGTCGGTCTCTATGGTGATCATGGTGCTGGAGTTGGAGAGCGCGATGGTGTGCTGGACAAAATGGACATCATCTCTGGTACTCTGGGCAAGGCATTTGGCAACATTGGCGGCTATATCGCTGGCTCATCCATGCTCATTGACTTGATACGTTCGTATGCGGCTGGATTCATATTTACCACGTCATTGCCACCCACTGTGCTCTGTGGTGCACTGGAAGCAGTCACCATACTGGCTTCCATGGAGGGAAGACAACTTCGCAATCTGCATCAAAGGAATGTCTCGTACcttaaaaatttgttgcttcGAGAAGGTACTCTAGTTTTATActaatattataactttaaattattaataaacattatCATTTACTCTCAGGTTTTCCGGTGGAAGACACTCCCAGCCACATTATTCCTATCAAAATCGGTGATCCACAGAAATGTACGCAAATCTCGAATGTGCTAATGGATCAATTTGGACACTATTTGCAAGCTATCAATTACCCAACTGTTGCCCGCGGCCAGGAAAAACTTCGTCTAGCTCCCACTCCCTTTCATACTTTTGAGATGATGAATGTGCTCGTTACGGATTTGAAGAAGGTTTGGGAAATGCTTGAACTGTCGACCAACGTTCCACTTTCGCCCAATGGTTGCATGTTCTGCAACAGCGAGAGCTGCTGGCACAAAGATCATTCCCCTGATCTTGAATGTGGCATTCCGAATTGCCCCCGCTTGGAAATATCTGTGGCAGCTTAAAAAGCTCGTCCTAtcacacaaaaatattgcttATCTACTAAAATTACTTCCACTAAAATGGTGTAATGTGCATGACAAAGAGAATATTGGTAATTGGTAATCTAAACTTGAAacttaatcaaataaaatatatttacgtGCAATGTCATCGTGatgttttatttcaataaaataaaatttcaatctAATCAATTATAACGGCAATTgcaataatgataataattatgcaatttacAGGTTAGTATTCAGAAGATCAAGAGTATATCAGAAATACTAGAAGATTGTTttctaacaaaaaaatatatatagttctCGCAGCAGATTAGACGTTCTTAATGACTTACGTGTGTAATTATAGGTTCGGTGTtctaaaaatacattataaGACGGAATAGAATCatattgattttcaaatttttgatttgaaagCGGCTTTATTTTTGCTCGTATTTTAgatattctttaaaattagTACTTAAACTTTAACGATTTCATCATTACTTTTGCTGCGGCCCCAGACTTTTATGCGTGTTCCTGCTAAATGacatatttgaattaatcTCTATAATATGGAATGCTTTTGTTGTGATTTTAACATACACTTGTCAAAACTTTAAGTCCTTAATAGCCTGTGGTAAATCTGGCAGTTTTATATCTTTGATTTGTTGTGGAATGTTCATACTTTTCACTGCGCTCACAGCTCGCGCTGGTGCCGCCGAGATTCCAGCCTCTTGCTTAACTAACTTATTCTGTTCCTCAATGCGGGCCATGATATCATTCATGTTGGTCTGCAGCACCATGCCACCCATTACCAGTTCGGAGAGGATGTGATGAACGGCATCGGCATGAAAAATTAGATCCAACTCGCAAACATTCTCAAAACACTTGTCCAATGTTTCGACGAACACTTGAATCAAGTCCAGAATGCCTAACTCACTTTCTGACGAGTCAACACAGAACACAAAGTACAATGTGGCATAATGACGATATATTAACTTGTAATCCGATCCACCAATCAAGCTAAAAATCACATCAAGTACATAGTATATTGGAAATGTTCTGAATACTTCAATCGTTTACCTGCCGCCTTCCAGAAAATTGCAGACGTTATCATCGCGCTTCGAAACCAGTTGAAACGTCTCTTTGATGATTTGTTGTTGAAGGCTTTCATCCTAAGAGCGAAAAATACAGTTAGCATATTGCTAGGTAATCTATACATGAtgatattatttagtattaatgTTGCcgcatgtatgtacatatttaaaactttgctgcgttgcaataaaatgcaaaacatattcaaatgtatgtacatatgtgaaTGAGCAATGCACTAATGTATGCACAtctttaattgttttaaatgttcAACGTACAAAATATTGATAGAATTTCGATAATCGAGGCTTTCCATGATTATTAAACACAAGTATAGCTTTAATCATAGTAGAGATTCAATTTACatgtataaacaaattaaattttttttataaatattgagcACTAGAGATGCAAATAGCTCGATAAATCTAACATCATCGATATTTTCCGCGAGCGATATCTGCTTACGATTTCTTATGACAATCACGAAAATTTACACTATATACGTGTGCACGATGACGAAACAACATTATCATGATTTCTTCATATATCACAGTATTTCTAATTGAAACCTTTTTGAATAtcgtataaaaaaaaattaggaAAGTACGGGATAACCtgacaaaatattaaatttagatttaaaaaattttttataaatatcaGAAAGTATTGCAGCAAAAAATGGACATGGTTTTTCCCCTTGGATTTTGACAACTattatatgggtaattctctgaaggatgtcgcgtgcgaccatcttttcattgaaaaaaaaatataacctgaaacaattttaaaagtaaGTAAAGGTTATTCTTATACATAGCTCTAGATGAGTACcttaattagagctaagaatggttttagaattttctttctgttttgttttctgttctgataactgcaaaaattatatattttatcgtaaaacagaacaagtttctaaaatcaatcttagctctaaaaatagtggTAATacaaagctttaagaatatccttcacatatttttaaaattgttttagttgatgttttttttaacTGTAAAGGTGGTCGCCCGTgacatttaccagagaattacccatatgtagtatatattatatgttttaaaataagtttttatttatttatattcaaactATATGCAAAGATAAAGGCAATAGTGTATTATAGTCGATATATACCGGGTACTGCATAGAATGGATAAATATGGACCTTAGGAAGTTTATAAATGCGTATTCTTGGCAATAGAATTGTAAAACTTCATTATCGTAACAAAGCTGAGATGACAGTGACATAGTTAATAATGTTTACATCCTCTTAGCGGATTGTATGTggtgttaaaattcaaaaattatttatttttgattaaatattcGCTTATGTATTGTAAACAAACGAATTTATGAAAAAACTAAATCCTTATTGATTGGCATCAAAAAATCCCTTTTCTGCGCCACTGATAAAtgtaagaaagaaagaaaaatttcCAATCAGCAAATGTTGAGTACTTTAACAAGACAGTTTTGAAAATTAGTTTGTGTATAATATGTGCTGGAACTTTGTAGGATAGGAGATTGATTATGTACACTCAGATTATCAGCATATTTTACCGCTTTTGCTATTATTGCCATTTTTATTGAGGTTTCAATGGGTTCTTTAATCTAGTTCTATCTAGTATAATAGAAGCTTGATAGGcataatatttttatcaataccattaatggaaaatattttaataaaattattattgttttaaattcagCATAAATTTGCCCAAAGAGATGATGGGATACccacattttaaaattgtcgagaataaatatttgtacattaCATCTCAGGATGTTTGTGAGTTTTTCAATTGATATGCCCACCATTTCGATCtgagaaaatatatacattcataaaatttcaattatacgTTATACATATCTACGTGATTTTCAAAAGGGCAACATATGGCAAGTAAGTTCATCCGTACATTCtgtaaatcatattttatatttaatatttgatgaTTGATTCCGGTTTTGAGTTCAACGACAGGAATCTATGTGGAAGACAATTATGTCCAAATGCTCTATAAACAATCCATCAATATACGCAATtcaacaattgcaataataGATCTCTCCTTCTACTTATGTGCAGCGCAAATGATGGACTTGCAAGCACGCTTCGTATTGAGCTACTTCTATGGGCCCAATAAGTTGCCTTCGACAAAAGAAATGCTAGAAAATACAGTCGAAACCATGAATAAACGCTGGCAAGCGGAATACAAGAAACGAAAAGCGCAAGTGCTTGGAAACGATCAGGTAAATTACGATAATATTAAAGTGATGTCTTATCAGAACATTCAATGGTAATGGTTAAGCTGCAACTCAAAAGTAGCAAAAGCTTCCCTGAAAACTTGGTCCATTTTCGGGAAGACGTGTTTAAGATTGAAGACAGCGTAACATTTGTGCAAATAAACTAATTTGTAAAGGCttaaatgtaattcaatttatagtTGCGCTTACCATGAATGAAACCCTGTTAGCTAAGACAGCaattatgttattaaaaatttaaatttaaataaataaatctgctCTTACATTAAAGCTAGctataacaagtaagaaagctacagtcgagtgtactcgactgtgagatacccgctacccattttgaataaaagcaatatattttgcggtatatttctcaaaatataccaaatatactacaaaaatactaaaaatataccaaatggtatatgtggtatatcgatatagtaccgcattcaaaatataccatagacggcacaatataccagattgtcagacaaagtaactaagacctccagtaagtaggcgtttttgcccatacaaaagaatttctttaataacttcgacaatttttatctgatcgcaaccaaatgttcaggaatcataactactatagtaattattgtatttaccaaaattcgtaactctagctttaaaattacgcttgttattcgatttttttgattttcggggcggaagtgggcgtggcaaaaatttgaaacaaacttgatctgcgtgcaaacataacaaatgctgtcgaaaaaaaattatagctctatctcttatagtctctgagatccagtgtttcatacggacggacggacagacacacagacacacagacggacagacggacatggctatatcgtctcggctgttgacgctgatcaagaatatatatactttatagggtcggagatgcctccttcaacctgttacatacatttcctgccggcacaaagttataatacccttctaccctatgggtagcgggtataaaaatcattgGCCAGATTcacttgaaattttattaaataaggTTCTAGTATATGAATGACACGAAATACGAATTCATTCActatattcattattaatgTTCGCCCACTAATAATCACTGATGATATTTACATAAACTTTTCATACTGATAATTTTCAGCCATCTGATTAACATATTGCATAATAATCAATGCTCTTGACCACAACGAGGAAAACACTTTAAAGTGTAATTCAAGTCaagcaataattaataatgtaataaagacaaaaaagaataattaattgtatttgcttgcaaataaatattattcatgTTGTTGAtaagattatttaaatttatgaaggCAACAATCTGAGCTTAAGGCCGGATCCTATAGTCTTGGCGAAAACGAAATGTAGAACAAACCACATTATCTACATTTGTGTAAGATTAAAGCTCAGTGCACGGAAAAGTACACACTATGCAAGCTCTGGCACAGATTAAAATTGGCATTCAATAACAAGTGTTGAACCCGCTTACACTCCGccaacaataattaatttaaattaattttgaaaatgagtTTGTGCATTATAGGTGCTGGCACAGCGGGACTTTGCTGTGCTCGACGTGCTTTGGAGTATCAGTTGTGTCCTACGGTTTTTGAACTCTCAACCGATATTGGGGGAACTTGGGTattcaacaaaaatgttgGAACAGTTAATGGCATTGATGTTCACAGTAGCATGTATGAAAATTTACGGTAAGTATTGATCATGGTAAATACCGTaaacaagtttttaattaGATGACTGTCTCGGTATATtgtgttattaaaaaataacatcTTTGACAACTGGACGTTGAACTTACAGTTGtttgcacaaaaataaatcaaatttttccTTAATGTTTTCACATGTAATCAGAGCAGTCTGCTActgataattataataaatatgaacaTAAGGTTAAGCTCGAagtgttaatttaatatagttttctttattatttatgactGTCTATGTATATGTTTTCAGCACCAATTTACCCAAAGAAATAATGGGATACCCGGATTTTAAAATtggtgaaaataaatattcatatattaaatCTGAGGAGATTTACGAGTTTTTAAATCATTATGCGGAGCATTTTGATCTGAAAAagtatatacaatttaattcaTACGTTATACGTGTTTTGCAAAAGAACAACATGTGGCAAGTGAGCTAAGCCGTGTACTCtctaaaataactttaaataaacatttttcaatattaatttattgcagGTTATGGTGAAGAATGTTCTAACAAACAAGCTACAAGTGCAATATTTTGATCATATTTTCATCGCGAATGGTCATTATAATACTCCCAATTATGCCGACATTCCAAACGCAAATTTATTCAAGGGAAATTATCTACACAGTCACGATTACAGATCCAGCGCAATTTTTGCTGGTAAATACATATGCACATCTAATATTTATCcgttacattttattatttgatacTTTCAGATAAAACTGTTCTTGTCATTGGCGGAGGACCCAGCGCCTTAGACTTATCGAATATTATATCGAAATCGGCCAAACACGTGACGCTCAGCCATCATGTCGTTGGTATTTCAAATTcgatatttttgaaaaacgTTGCGACCAAACCTGATGTCAAGGAATTGGATGAGTATGGGGCTCATTTTGTTGATGGATCTTACGAAAATTTTGACACTATATTCTACTGCACTGGTTACAAATACGCATTTCCGTTTTTGAGCGTAACGACAGGAATCTATGTCGAAGACAATTATGTCCAAATGCTCTACAAACAATGCATCAATATTCGCAATCCAACAATGGCAATAATAGGTCTCCCCTTCTACGTATGTGCAGCGCAAATGATGGACTTGCAAGCACGCTTCGTATTGAGCTACTTCTATGGGCCCAATAAGTTGCCTTCGACACAAGAAATGCTAGAAGATACAGTAGGAACCATGAATAAACGCTGGCAAGCGGGATACAAGAAACGACAAGCGCACATGCTTGGGGAGAATCAAGTAAGTTACGattaacacatacacataattaGATTTTGGACTAATTGAAAATCTTTCTTGTAGATGCACTACTTCACGGAATTAGCAAATGaagcaaaaatagaaaatattaaacCTGTAATGGCGAAATTACATATCGAAAGCACCAATTGCTTCAACGAGAATTTACTTCATTTTCGCGAAGACATTTTTAGACTTGTAGACAGCGAAACGTTTCTAAAACTTAATTAagattttaaatgttttcatgAATTTTTCCTCGGCAATAAATGAAGAACGTTTTTCAACTTTGATCCCTATACTAATTCACTTAAGTCTAAATTTTAAGTTATTTGTAATAACTtggttttattcaatattaatttttacagCCGCTTTTTCTTCATTAAGCGATTTGTACTCAGTTTTCGTATTGACGCACTCATTAATGACTGGTGAAAGCGAATTGTTATTCGGTTTAGAGACATGATTGTAGACAGCCATCGCTTGTGCAACAAATCCGGTAACGTCTCCAGGATTCGATGGCAATATCATTGTGTTATTCGTTTTTGCCAATTTCTTAAAAGCTTCGATGTACTGTTCAGCCAAAGTTAAAGAGGCAGCACTTTGACCGTCCTGAAAGTACATTATGAAATTCCATTCGATTTTCCaagttttatattatatttaccgTATTCGCCAGAGATTTTGCTATAGCTTGAAGACTACGAGCTCTAGCGTCTGCCACGGCGATCATAGCAGCTGCTTCGCCGCTAGCCTTGTTAATGTGCTCCTGACGTTCGGCCTCTGCGAAAAGCGAAGAGTTTTTATTAATGGGACTTCAGGTGAatgaaagaaaacaacaatcaGTTGTGCTCGATCCGATTTGACATCTTTGAGAAGTATTAATCACCCTTGCTATACTTAGGCTCTAAAGGGTAATAGCTAACAAATGTACTGAATCTAGTTGTCAATGTCACTAGGATATAGAACTTTACACTAACGGACTGCCGAATAATTACATAAGCATTGCACTTACCAGAGGCTAGAATCCTTGACTTTCGTTTACCCTCTGCAATATTGATTTCAGCTTCACGGACTCCCTCGGACTCTAAAATTGCTGCTCTTTTTCTTCTCTCCGCTTCCACTTGCATTTGCATCGCCTCATGAACTCTAGTTGGTAGCTGGAGATAACATGACGCAATAACTATAAAACACATGAAATTATTGCAGTTTTAATTAACGCTACTTACGCGAATGTCACGTATTTCATAACGCAGACAGGCGATGCCCCAAGCTTCACTGGCTTTATTTATGGAATCCACAATGCTTACGTTCAAGGATTCTCTTTCGCGAAACACCTTGTCCAATGACATTTTGCCAAGCTCCGATCGCATCGTCGTTTGCGCCAATTGAGTTATTGCGAATTCTGGATCCTCAACGCCATAGGAAGCTGCGTAAACAGAAGCGCTTTGTTTTATGTAAATCAAATGGGCAACAATTCAAGGTGATCTAACCTCTATAGGGATCAATAATGCGCAAGTAAAGAACGCCATCGATGCTGAGCGTTACGTTATCGGAAGTGATGGCGCTCTGTTTGGGAACATCTATCGCAATTTCCTTTAAGCTCTGCACATACTTAATTTTATCAGCGACGGGCACCAGAATGTTAAGCCCGGGATCAAGAATTCTATGAAATCTTCCCATTCTCTCTACAACCCAGGCCTTGAGGAAATTGTAAAACTTCGGTTATTTAACattcaaaacaaacatacaatACGTAATTAGGTGTGCATGTGTTTGTTATACCTCTTGTTGTGGCACAAACATGACTATTGTGTTCATTGGAGTTGAGGCCTTGCTTCGCGATTGCGTTGAAATGCATGAGCCGGCAAGCAAAAAGTCTTGCTGCAAAACGTGTTAAATTAGTAAATACACAAAGATGCACATAGCATGATATTTGCACTCACCTGTGGCAATAATCTTCGCGCCGAAAACAGTAGCCTGGACATCTCCGAAATACTTCAGTTATTATGAACTTTAGacaaaaactatatatataataatgtcGAAAACATCATATGTTATTTGGCACAGGGTGATTCCGCTGCAAAGAAATGTCATACTGTCAATAAAAAATACGGTATTTCTTTTTTCGATTAAATATATAACGCataattctattaaaattaaattaaatattaaaatttaaaatgaattttgaataataagaTTGAGTAAGAATGTTTTTACATACTCGTGAGGCagatcattattattttaatattttagtaagACATCGATATCGCTGCGATTAGAACCAATCTAACCGAGTATCgcgaatttgttgtttatacaTTTGAGTAATTTCTTTCGCAAGCGATCACCGTACTAACAAACACACCACAAAAATCAGTTAATATGAATGTAGAAATAGtagaaaatacacaaatactaCAAAGGgtaaatagtattttagtatttaaaatacacaattcGGTCACTCTGGGCGGTAGACGTGATGTGTTTCAATCGATTGCTACACACCATGTGTCTATTGCCAATATACGATTTCCTAAAGTTGTTAGAACATTGAATTTTAAcgactttaaataaataattataatcaaatactacaaactatttaaaataccttaaaaatagcaaattatttttgtgtaattgTCAAAATAACAGGCTCCTGCTAAATTAAGTGGTCTCCAAATTTCTAGCCAATCTAACCAAATTTGGCTAGAAAATAGCTAAGTTGGCAACACTACGCACAGCGTACGTCACacagtgctgccaactctTCTGGTCATAAAAAAGCTAAAGTAACATATGAAAAAAGATAGAAACCGCCAAAAAATTAGGATGATAGCCAAAATATAAATCTACGTTagtaaaacaatatttttattaatttgatttatttattaagtatttttgagTAGTAAATTTCGTCAATCATGCCCTCTTCTGTTGCACTTTGCTCTGTGAATCTTTATAGCACCGCCATCCTGAAAATTGTTCCCGCACAACAATCCTAAATGGTCAATGGGGGGTGACCAATGAATGCGTCGCTATATATAAAGACAATGCCATCTCTTGCTGGCAGGTTTTTGCAGAGGCAGACGGAACAAACGTGAAAATCACAAAGTTTAGCATTATAGATGgatttgcaatattttcaaaagCATTTTTGATCATCGGCTGCATCTAGAGTTAACCAATTAAAACGTCACACACGATCGTTTtggaaattatgaaatacCCAGATGgtcatgtacatatgtataaaactagtgaaaatcaataaaaaaaaagtaaagatcTTTTGGCATATCGATGTTTTTATTAccattgcaatgcaaaaatactgcaaGGTTTTAAAGTGTAGCAtcgtaaaacataaaaatatacaaaggtaccagatatttttaaaaaactaaagctccgtcagttttgttttgaaaatacCTATAATTCCCGCTAGCCGctagttttaaatttatcccgcattttgcttttgaaaaCCGTCAGATCTAGCGGGGAAATAGTGAAATTGGCAATTGACAATTGTGACGTCGTCACACACTCAGTTCAGTTTCAGATTGTATGCGAAACGATGAGCACGATCATATTTCGTTGCGCTGTGCTTTCATTTGTATGTTTCT of Drosophila nasuta strain 15112-1781.00 chromosome 3, ASM2355853v1, whole genome shotgun sequence contains these proteins:
- the LOC132793834 gene encoding 5-aminolevulinate synthase, erythroid-specific, mitochondrial; this translates as MQCPFLNRFNANYLRSYTEVLYQSYGAFCPVVGKTINNAAEKKLSLTTTTSRNAVQFSSVATRSYSTKSYSVDTNSNSKLYDVSGSSNSDHGSTTATAAANISPSKSTFQYEKFFNEQILKKKRDHSYRVFKRVNRLAGDGLFPHALEYSAQSERPITVWCSNDYLGMSAHPNVKRKVKEALEMHGSGAGGTRNISGNSLHHERLERKLAELHEKEAALLFTSCFVANDSTLFTLAKLLPNCHIFSDAGNHASMIQGIRNSGVPKHIFRHNDVEHLRELLQKVDKATPKIVAFETVHSMTGAICPLEELLDVAHEYGAITFIDEVHAVGLYGDHGAGVGERDGVLDKMDIISGTLGKAFGNIGGYIAGSSMLIDLIRSYAAGFIFTTSLPPTVLCGALEAVTILASMEGRQLRNLHQRNVSYLKNLLLREGFPVEDTPSHIIPIKIGDPQKCTQISNVLMDQFGHYLQAINYPTVARGQEKLRLAPTPFHTFEMMNVLVTDLKKVWEMLELSTNVPLSPNGCMFCNSESCWHKDHSPDLECGIPNCPRLEISVAA
- the LOC132793838 gene encoding AP-3 complex subunit sigma-2; this translates as MIKAILVFNNHGKPRLSKFYQYFDESLQQQIIKETFQLVSKRDDNVCNFLEGGSLIGGSDYKLIYRHYATLYFVFCVDSSESELGILDLIQVFVETLDKCFENVCELDLIFHADAVHHILSELVMGGMVLQTNMNDIMARIEEQNKLVKQEAGISAAPARAVSAVKSMNIPQQIKDIKLPDLPQAIKDLKF
- the LOC132791321 gene encoding senecionine N-oxygenase isoform X1 → MSLCIIGAGTAGLCCARRALEYQLCPTVFELSTDIGGTWVFNKNVGTVNGIDVHSSMYENLRTNLPKEIMGYPDFKIGENKYSYIKSEEIYEFLNHYAEHFDLKKYIQFNSYVIRVLQKNNMWQVMVKNVLTNKLQVQYFDHIFIANGHYNTPNYADIPNANLFKGNYLHSHDYRSSAIFADKTVLVIGGGPSALDLSNIISKSAKHVTLSHHVVGISNSIFLKNVATKPDVKELDEYGAHFVDGSYENFDTIFYCTGYKYAFPFLSVTTGIYVEDNYVQMLYKQCINIRNPTMAIIGLPFYVCAAQMMDLQARFVLSYFYGPNKLPSTQEMLEDTVGTMNKRWQAGYKKRQAHMLGENQMHYFTELANEAKIENIKPVMAKLHIESTNCFNENLLHFREDIFRLVDSETFLKLN
- the LOC132791321 gene encoding senecionine N-oxygenase isoform X2, with product MVKNVLTNKLQVQYFDHIFIANGHYNTPNYADIPNANLFKGNYLHSHDYRSSAIFADKTVLVIGGGPSALDLSNIISKSAKHVTLSHHVVGISNSIFLKNVATKPDVKELDEYGAHFVDGSYENFDTIFYCTGYKYAFPFLSVTTGIYVEDNYVQMLYKQCINIRNPTMAIIGLPFYVCAAQMMDLQARFVLSYFYGPNKLPSTQEMLEDTVGTMNKRWQAGYKKRQAHMLGENQMHYFTELANEAKIENIKPVMAKLHIESTNCFNENLLHFREDIFRLVDSETFLKLN
- the LOC132791322 gene encoding stomatin-like protein 2, mitochondrial, producing the protein MSRLLFSARRLLPQQDFLLAGSCISTQSRSKASTPMNTIVMFVPQQEAWVVERMGRFHRILDPGLNILVPVADKIKYVQSLKEIAIDVPKQSAITSDNVTLSIDGVLYLRIIDPYRASYGVEDPEFAITQLAQTTMRSELGKMSLDKVFRERESLNVSIVDSINKASEAWGIACLRYEIRDIRLPTRVHEAMQMQVEAERRKRAAILESEGVREAEINIAEGKRKSRILASEAERQEHINKASGEAAAMIAVADARARSLQAIAKSLANTDGQSAASLTLAEQYIEAFKKLAKTNNTMILPSNPGDVTGFVAQAMAVYNHVSKPNNNSLSPVINECVNTKTEYKSLNEEKAAVKINIE